In the genome of Populus trichocarpa isolate Nisqually-1 chromosome 6, P.trichocarpa_v4.1, whole genome shotgun sequence, one region contains:
- the LOC7454924 gene encoding metallothionein-like protein type 2 codes for MSCCGGNCGCGSGCKCGSGCGGCKMYPDMSSSETITNETLVLGVAPEKGHFAGAAETVVGAENGCKCGANCTCDPCTCK; via the exons ATGTCTTGCTGTGGAGGAAACTGTGGGTGTGGCTCTGGCTGCAAGTGCGGCAGCGGCTGTGGAGG ATGCAAGATGTACCCTGACATGAGCTCCTCAGAGACGATCACCAACGAAACTCTGGTTCTTGGTGTGGCACCAGAGAAGGGTCACTTTGCGGGAGCTGCTGAGACGGTCGTGGGAGCCGAGAATGGCTGCAAGTGTGGAGCCAACTGTACCTGCGATCCTTGCACTTGTAAATGA